A segment of the Aromatoleum aromaticum EbN1 genome:
GCAGGTCGGTCAGGGTCATCGCGTCGGTCCGCCGCGGAAAAAATATCGAAAGATATTACTCCGTACCCCGCCGGCGCAGACAAGCTCCGCCGGCCGCTTCCGGATCGCTCCCTGCGCAAACGAACCTCTTGGCCGGCGCGATGGAATCTGAAACCCGGCCGGGGACGCTGCCCGCACTGGATCGCACGCCGGTTGCGCCGGCTCCGCCCGCGATGACGCAGGGATCGCCGACGAATTCATGCCGGGAACAATTTGCCTGCCCTGCAAGTCCACCGACGCAGGCAATTTTCTTCAGGGATACAGGAAAAACATGAAAAACCATCCGTTCAGCCGCTCGCTCGTCGTCGCTCTCGCCGCCATTGTGCCGGCCGCAATCGGCCTGCTCCCGTCTCCGCCGGCATTCGCCGCGGCGGAATCCGTGGCGCCCCTGGTCGCGCCAAACTCCTTCGGCCTGCCCGATTTCGGTGACCTCGTCGAGCGCGTCGGCCCGGCGGTGGTCAATATCAGTGTCGTGCAGGAACGCGCCGCACCGGAAGGCGGGGCGCTCGAAGATCCGTTCTACGACTTCCTCCGGCGCTTCGGCGTGCCGGTGCCGGGCATGCCGGGGATGCCGGGCATGCCCGGCCAGGGCGGCCCGCAGATCAGTCGCGGCATCGGATCGGGTTTCATCGTCAGTGCCGACGGTTACGTGCTGACCAATGCGCACGTCGTCGGCGCGGGCGCGGGCGCCGGTGAGGGCGAAGTCCAGTCCGAAGTGACCGTGCGGCTCATCGACAAGCGCGAGTTCAAGGCGAAAGTGGTCGGCACCGATCCGCGCACCGACATCGCGCTGCTCAAGATCGACGCCACCGGCCTGCCGGTGGTGCGCACCGGCAACGCCGAGAAAGCGCGCGTCGGCGAATGGGTGGTCGCGGTCGGTTCGCCATTCGGCTTCGACAACACCGTGACGGCAGGCATCATCTCGGCGAAAGCGCGGCGCCTGCCGGACGAGAACTACGTGCCGTTCATCCAGACCGACGTCGCGATCAACCCCGGCAACTCAGGCGGCCCGCTGTTCAACCTCGCTGGCGAAGTCATCGGCATCAACTCGCAGATCTACTCGCGCTCGGGCGGCTTCATGGGCATCTCGTTCGCGATCCCGATCGATGTCGCGTTGAACGTCAAGGACCAGCTCATCCAGTATGGCCGCGTGCAGCGCGGCAAGCTCGGCGTCACGATCCAGGGCATGACGCGCGAGCTCGCGCAGTCGTTCGGACTTGCCGAACCGAAAGGCGCGCTGGTCTCAAACGTCGAAGCGGGCAGCGCCGCGGACAAGGCCGGCATCAAAGCCGGCGACGTCGTGCTCGGCGTCAACGGCACGAAGATCGATGACTCGGGCGACCTGCCGCGCATCATCGGCGACAAGCGCCCCGGCACCGAGGTGAAGCTTGAACTGTGGCGCGACGGCCGCACCCGCACGGTGACGGCGACGCTCGGCGAGATGCGCGGCGAAGCGATCGCGGGAGGCCGCGGCGAGCCGGGCAGTCCGCAGGGCGAAGACGCCGGCGGCAAGCTCGGCCTCGTCATTCGCCCGCTGACTGCGGAAGAAGCGGCGCAGCTGGACGTGCACGGCGGCATCGTCATCGAGCGCGCAACCGGTCCGGCGCAACGTGCCGGGCTGCAACGCGGCGACGTCATACTCTCGCTGAACAACCAGCCGGTGTCGGACGTCGCGTCGTTCCGCACGATGATCGAAAAAGCCGGCGACCGCTTCGCGCTGCTGATCCAGCGCGGCGGGGCACGCATCTTCGTGCCGATGCGCGTCAACTAGGCGGAACCGGGCGTCGTTCTGGCCGCGCCGGCGGAGAGGGCTCCGCCGGCGTACCCACGGACACCACGCTGCGTGCGGCGAGGAACTCTTTGAGGATCACTGCCGTGTGCGAAGCGAAACACTCGCACACGGCCTCGACCGGCCCCTGCGCGACGATTTCGCCGCCGCCGTCTCCGCCTTCCGGGCCGAGATCGATCAGCCAGTCCGCTTCGGCCATGACGTCCAGATCGTGCTCGATCGCCAGCACCGTATGGCCGGCGTCGGCGAGCCGCTGCAGCACGCGGATCAGCTTGTCGACGTCCGCCATGTGCAGCCCGACGGTCGGCTCGTCGAGAACATACAGCGTGTGCTTTTCCGCCGGCAGCGGCCGTCCGGCGGTCGCCGCACGCATTGGGGTGCTGTCGCCGGCGCGGCTGCGCACTTTCGCCAGTTCGGTGACCAGCTTGATGCGCTGCGCTTCGCCGCCGGACAGCGTCGGGCTCGACTGGCCGAGCGTCAGGTAGCCGAGGCCGACGTCCTGCAGCAGCGCGAGCGGGTGGGCGATCGACGGATGCGCGGCGAAGAACCCGACCGCTTCGTCGACCGGCATCGCGAGCACGTCGGCGACTGTCTTGTCGCGCCAGCGCACCGCAAGCGTCTCGGGATTGAAGCGCGCGCCGCCGCACGCGTCGCACGGCAGCTTGACGTCCGGCAGGAAGCTCATCTCGACCGTCGTCTGGCCCTGCCCTTCGCACACCGGGCAGCGCCCGGCGCCGGTGTTGAACGAGAAGCGCGACGCGCTCCAGCCGCGTGTCCTGGCTTCGAAAGTCTCGGCGAACAGCTTGCGGACTGCGTCCCAGAAGCCGACGTAGGTCGCCGGGCATGAGCGCGGCGTCTTGCCGATCGGCGTCTGGTCGACTTCGAGCACGCGGCCGATCGCCTGCCAGCCTTCGATCGCGCGGCAGCCGAGCAACTCGACATCGCTGCGCTGCGGCTGCGCCTGGCCGCGGCGCCGCGCGCGCGCTGCGTCCGGGTCGCCGAGCAGCTTGCCCAGGTTCGCGTGGATCACGTCGCGCGCGAGCGTCGATTTGCCTGAGCCGGACACGCCTGTGACGACCGTCAGGCGCGCGAGCGGGACGGCGGCCGACACGTCGCGCAGGTTGTGCAGGTTCGCCCCGACGACGCGGATTGCCGGATGCGCGTCGTCGAGCGGCCGGCGCGGACGCAGCGGATGCTGCAGCGGCGCGCGCAGGAAAGCGCCGGTCGCCGATTCGGGCGCAGCGATCAGGTCTGCGAGGCGACCTTCGGCGACGACGCGGCCGCCGCGCACGC
Coding sequences within it:
- a CDS encoding DegQ family serine endoprotease encodes the protein MKNHPFSRSLVVALAAIVPAAIGLLPSPPAFAAAESVAPLVAPNSFGLPDFGDLVERVGPAVVNISVVQERAAPEGGALEDPFYDFLRRFGVPVPGMPGMPGMPGQGGPQISRGIGSGFIVSADGYVLTNAHVVGAGAGAGEGEVQSEVTVRLIDKREFKAKVVGTDPRTDIALLKIDATGLPVVRTGNAEKARVGEWVVAVGSPFGFDNTVTAGIISAKARRLPDENYVPFIQTDVAINPGNSGGPLFNLAGEVIGINSQIYSRSGGFMGISFAIPIDVALNVKDQLIQYGRVQRGKLGVTIQGMTRELAQSFGLAEPKGALVSNVEAGSAADKAGIKAGDVVLGVNGTKIDDSGDLPRIIGDKRPGTEVKLELWRDGRTRTVTATLGEMRGEAIAGGRGEPGSPQGEDAGGKLGLVIRPLTAEEAAQLDVHGGIVIERATGPAQRAGLQRGDVILSLNNQPVSDVASFRTMIEKAGDRFALLIQRGGARIFVPMRVN